One window of the Gambusia affinis linkage group LG01, SWU_Gaff_1.0, whole genome shotgun sequence genome contains the following:
- the LOC122836924 gene encoding dihydropyridine-sensitive L-type skeletal muscle calcium channel subunit alpha-1-like — protein MATNADAAKPVIMNEEELKKKQREKLKRLQATGGNPRPARTLFLFTLKNPFRKACTKIVEWKTFEIIILLTIFANCVALAVFLPMPEEDSNNTNANLESLEYIFLIIFTFECFMKIIAYGLVFHEGAYLRNCWNILDFVIVFMGLFTFGLDTINMIAGVEKEKGGGFDMKALRAFRVLRPLRLVSGVPSLQVVMNSILKAMLPLLHIALLVFLLVTIYAIMGLELFKCKMHKTCYYTGTNIYATAENELPAPCAQAGYGRRCIINGSECRPNWEGPNNGITHFDNIGFAMLTVYQCITMEGWTKVLYWVNDAIGNEWPWLYFVPLILLGSFFVLNLVLGVLSGEFTKEREKARSRGEYQKLRERQQLDEDLHGYMEWITHAEVLDADREGKGLLPLTNGDPDADSLYDLEGKSRIIYYYRLGLRWNRFFRMKCLIYVKTKSFYWAVMFLVFLNTLTIATEYHQQPDSLMSLQDVVSRILLVLFVFEMLVKMYALGPRAYFMSLFNRFDFFVVLCGILEMIMLSAGAVAPLGFSVLRCIRLLRIFKVTKYWTSLSNLVASLLNSVRSIASLLLLLFLFIVIFSLLGMQVFGGKFNFDYNRPRRSNFDNFPQALISVFQILTGEEWTNIMYNGIMAYGGPEIPGILVSIYFIILFVCGNYILLNVFLAIAVDNLAEAESLTSAQKEKAEEKMRKKLLRSKMPEKTDEERERIAKKLAEQRAKMEGMPTTAKLKIDEFESNVNEVKDPFPPADFPGDDEEEEPEIPISPRPRPMADLQLKEEAVPLPEASSFFIFGPQNKFRKLCYKIINASSFTNLILLFILLSSISLAAEDPIDPKSYRNQILAYADIVFTTVFTIEIVLKMTVYGAFMHEGSFCRNSFNILDLIVVTVSLLSMGMESSAISVVKILRVLRVLRPLRAINRAKGLKHVVQCVFVAIKTIGNIVLVTMLLNFMFACIGVQLFKGKFYSCTDPTKVTAEDCQGYYIKHMENSLQDTVLAKRQWINNDFNFDNVLNGMLALFTVSTFEGWPKLLYRAIDSAEEDMGPVYNNRVDVSIFFIIYIILIAFFMMNIFVGFVIVTFQEQGEQEYKNCELDKNQRQCVQYALKARPLRCYIPKNPYQYRVWYIVTSCYFEYLMFFLIMLNTLCLGMQHCNQSNYVTKLSDTLNLIFTVLFTVEMILKLMAFKVRGYFGDPWNVFDFIIVIGSVVDVILSEVDAALISSGGLYCLHGCAETDPMEEIAASENASVSITFFRLFRVMRLVKLLNRSEGIRNLLWTFIKSFQALPHVALLIVMLFFIYAVIGMQIFGKVALVDGTQINRNNNFQTFPQAVLMLFRCATGEAWQDVMMASMYGKKCDPKSDFLPGEENTCGSNFAVFYFLSFYCLCAFLILNLFVAVIMDNFDYLTRDWSLLGPHHLDEFKKIWAEYDPEATGRIKHLDVVTLLRRIQPPLGFGKFCPHRAACKRLVGMNMPLNSDGTVTFNATLFALVRTALKIKTEGNFEQANEELRAIIKKIWKRTSMKLLDQVIPPIGDDEVTVGKFYATFLLQDHLRKFLKRQEEYYGYRPSKKSASGPEIQAGLRSIEEEAAPEMHRAISGDLQNEEETDRAMDEAAEETIYQRSHGLFGNQVESFSAKATDAQSSQMTHQRPLQFSESQSESPPNSSALAPGADFFPTTAPKSNTNNNAFAEFFFDREASPDEFYNPSEDEEPDLRHSWNFTVKTNKTQFPYEPEWMESRSRSSKTAADQLVQEALEMGGLASLSKDPGFVSVTKKEMADAMHIPISEMEGVARGILSERSDSIPSVKKRRPVPVAPPIPAGGGQKPSQPEPAVRKKRRPVPTVPSRRKQDDSEV, from the exons ATGGCGACCAACGCGGATGCGGCCAAGCCGGTCATCATGAACGAGGAGGAActaaagaagaagcagagagagaagctgAAGCGACTTCAGGCCACAGGTGGCAACCCTCGACCTGCCAGGACCCTCTTCCTCTTCACCCTCAAAAACCCTTTCCGAAAGGCCTGCACCAAAATTGTGGAGTGGAA AACCTTTGAAATCATCATCCTGTTAACCATCTTTGCCAACTGTGTGGCTCTGGCTGTGTTCCTGCCCATGCCTGAAGAAGACAGCAACAACACCAACGCGAACTTG GAAAGTCTGGAGTACATCTTCCTTATCATCTTCACGTTCGAGTGCTTCATGAAGATCATAGCGTATGGGCTGGTGTTCCATGAAGGGGCCTATTTAAGGAACTGTTGGAACATATtggactttgtcatcgttttcATGGG ACTCTTCACCTTTGGCTTGGATACCATAAACATGATCGCAGGAGTGGAGAAGGAAAAGGGTGGGGGGTTTGACATGAAGGCACTGAGAGCGTTCAGAGTACTGCGGCCCCTTCGACTTGTTTCAGGCGTACCTA GCCTTCAGGTGGTGATGAACTCCATCCTCAAAGCCAtgctgcctctgctgcacaTTGCCCTGCTGGTGTTCTTACTGGTCACCATCTACGCCATTATGGGACTGGAGTTgttcaaatgcaaaatgcataAGACCTGCTACTACACCGGCACAA ACATCTACgcaacagcagaaaatgagCTGCCTGCTCCGTGTGCTCAGGCTGGATACGGACGCCGCTGCATAATCAATGGTTCAGAGTGCAGACCTAACTGGGAAGGTCCCAACAACGGCATCACTCACTTCGATAATATTGGCTTTGCAATGCTGACAGTTTACCAGTGCATCACCATGGAGGGATGGACCAAAGTCCTTTACTGG GTGAATGATGCTATCGGAAACGAATGGCCCTGGCTCTATTTCGTTCCTCTCATCTTGCTGGGCTCCTTCTTTGTGCTTAATCTTGTCCTGGGTGTTCTTAGTGG AGAGTTTACCAAAGAGCGAGAGAAGGCCAGGTCACGAGGAGAGTATCAGAAGTTGAGGGAGCGTCAGCAGCTGGATGAAGACCTCCATGGTTACATGGAGTGGATCACTCATGCTGAAGTCCTTGATGCTGACAGAGAAGGCAAAG GCCTTCTGCCTCTTACCAATGGAGACCCTGACGCAGACAGCCTGTATGACTTGGAAGGAAAGAGTCGTATCATCTACTATTA CCGGCTGGGCCTTCGCTGGAATCGTTTCTTCAGGATGAAGTGTCTGATTTACGTGAAAACCAAGAGCTTTTATTGGGCTGTGATGTTCCTCGTATTCCTCAACACGCTGACCATAGCCACAGAATACCACCAACAGCCTGACTCCCTGATGTCTCTGCAAG ATGTAGTGAGCCGAATCCTGCTGGTGCTGTTTGTCTTTGAGATGCTGGTGAAGATGTACGCTCTGGGACCCAGAGCCTACTTCATGTCGCTGTTTAACCGTTTCGACTTCTTCGTCGTGCTCTGTGGTATTCTGGAGATGATCATGTTGTCTGCAGGAGCCGTGGCTCCCCTGGGTTTCTCCGTGCTCAGGTGTATTCGGCTACTGAGGATTTTCAAAGTCACAAA GTACTGGACCTCACTAAGTAACCTGGTGGCCTCCCTCCTCAACTCCGTTCGCTCCATTGcttctctgctcctcctcctcttcctctttattGTCATCTTCTCACTCCTGGGAATGCAGGTGTTTGGAGGGAAGTTCAACTTTGATTACAACCGTCCCAGGCGCAGTAACTTTGACAACTTTCCTCAGGCCTTGATTAGTGTATTTCAG atccTTACAGGAGAGGAATGGACCAACATCATGTACAATGGTATAATGGCATATGGAGGGCCTGAGATTCCTGGGATTCTagtttccatttatttcattatccTTTTCGTCTGTGGAAACT ATATCCTCCTCAATGTATTCTTGGCCATTGCGGTGGACAACCTGGCAGAGGCTGAGAGTCTGACTTCGGCTCAGAAGGAAAAGGCAGAAGAGAAGATGAGAAAGAAGCTGCTAAG GTCCAAAATGCCTGAAAAGACTGatgaggagagggagaggataGCAAAGAAACTGGCTGAGCAGAGGGCCAAAATGGAGGGAATGCCCACTACAGCCAAA ctcaAAATTGATGAATTTGAGTCAAATGTCAATGAAGTGAAGGATCCCTTTCCACCTGCTGATTTCCCAG GTGATGACGAAGAGGAAGAACCTGAAATCCCAATCAGTCCTCGACCCCGACCAATGGCCGATCTGCAGCTCAAGGAAGAAGCCGTTCCTTTGCCAGAAGCTAGCtccttttttatatttggaCCTCAGAACAA GTTCCGTAAACTGTGTTACAAGATTATCAATGCTTCGTCCTTCACCaacctcatcctcctcttcatcctgctCTCGTCCATCTCGCTGGCAGCTGAAGATCCCATCGATCCAAAATCCTACAGAAACCAG ATCTTAGCCTACGCTGATATTGTCTTCACAACTGTTTTCACCATTGAGATTGTGCTGAAG ATGACTGTGTATGGCGCGTTCATGCACGAAGGCTCTTTTTGTCGGAACTCGTTCAACATCCTGGATCTGATTGTGGTCACAGTGTCACTCCTGTCTATGGGAATGGA ATCCAGCGCCATCTCTGTGGTGAAGATTCTCAGGGTGTTGAGGGTGCTGAGGCCACTCAGAGCCATCAACAGAGCAAAAGGTTTAAAG CATGTGGTCCAATGTGTGTTTGTGGCCATCAAGACAATCGGCAACATTGTCCTGGTCACCATGCTGCTGAATTTCATGTTTGCCTGCATTGGAGTGCAGCTCTTCAAG GGCAAATTCTACAGCTGCACAGACCCGACCAAAGTGACGGCAGAGGACTGCCA GGGATATTACATAAAGCATATGGAAAACTCCCTGCAAGACACAGTTCTGGCGAAAAGGCAGTGGATAAACAATGACTTTAACTTTGACAACGTGCTCAACGGGATGCTGGCTCTGTTCACCGTCTCAACGTTTGAGGGCTGGCCCAA GCTTCTTTATAGAGCCATAGACTCAGCAGAAGAAGACATGGGTCCAGTCTATAACAACCGTGTGGACGTGTCCATCTTCTTCATTATCTACATCATTCTCATCGCCTTCTTCATGATGAACATCTTTGTGGGCTTTGTCATCGTCACCTTTCAGGAGCAGGGAGAGCAGGAGTACAAGAACTGCGAGCTCGACAAGAACCAG CGTCAGTGTGTGCAGTACGCTCTGAAGGCTCGCCCACTTCGGTGCTACATCCCAAAAAACCCTTACCAATACAGAGTGTGGTACATCGTCACCTCCTGCTACTTTGAGTACCTCATGTTCTTCCTAATTATGCTGAACACATTGTGCTTAGGGATGCAG CACTGCAACCAGTCGAATTATGTTACCAAGCTGTCAGACACTCTGAACCTGATCTTCACTGTGCTCTTCACCGTGGAGATGATACTTAAGCTCATGGCCTTCAAAGTGAGG GGCTATTTTGGAGATCCCTGGAACGTCTTTGATTTCATAATAGTCATCGGTAGCGTTGTTGACGTCATCCTGAGTGAAGTTGAT GCCGCCCTGATCTCCAGTGGAGGACTGTACTGTCTTCATGGCTGTGCT GAGACAGATCCTATGGAAGAAATTGCG GCTTCTGAAAACGCCTCGGTCTCCATCACATTCTTCCGACTCTTCCGTGTTATGCGTTTAGTCAAGCTGCTGAACCGTTCGGAGGGCATCCGTAACCTGCTCTGGACCTTCATCAAGTCTTTCCAG GCTCTCCCTCATGTAGCTCTCCTCATTGTGATGCTCTTTTTCATTTATGCTGTGATCGGGATGCAG ATCTTTGGAAAGGTAGCCTTAGTGGACGGCACCCAAATCAACCGCAACAACAACTTCCAGACATTCCCTCAGGCCGTTCTGATGTTATTCCG ATGTGCGACTGGTGAGGCTTGGCAGGATGTCATGATGGCGTCGATGTACGGCAAGAAGTGTGACCCCAAATCTGACTTCCTGCCAGGAGAAGAGAACACCTGCGGGTCCAACTTTGCTGTCTTTTACTTCCTCAGCTTCTACTGTCTCTGTGCCTTCCTG ATCCTCAATCTGTTTGTTGCTGTCATCATGGACAACTTTGACTATCTCACCCGTGATTGGTCTCTTCTTGGTCCACACCATCTGGACGAGTTCAAGAAAATCTGGGCAGAATACGACCCCGAGGCCAC AGGGAGAATCAAACATCTGGATGTGGTGACGCTGCTGCGACGGATCCAGCCTCCTCTGGGCTTCGGCAAGTTCTGTCCTCATCGCGCTGCGTGCAAG CGCTTGGTTGGGATGAACATGCCCCTCAACAGCGATGGCACCGTCACGTTCAACGCCACCTTGTTCGCTCTGGTCAGGACGGCactaaaaatcaaaactgaag gAAACTTTGAGCAGGCCAACGAGGAGCTTAGAGCGATTataaagaaaatctggaaaCGCACCAGCATGAAACTGCTGGACCAGGTCATCCCGCCTATAGGAG ATGACGAGGTGACTGTGGGGAAATTCTACGCAACATTTCTGCTCCAAGACCATTTACGAAAGTTCCTGAAACGCCAGGAGGAGTATTACGGCTACCGTCCATCGAAGAAGAGCGCCTCGGGTCCAGAGATTCAG GCGGGCTTGAGGAGCATAGAGGAAGAAGCAGCTCCAGAGATGCACAGGGCAATTTCAGGAGACTTGCAGAATGAGGAAGAAACGGACAGAGCGATGGACGAGGCTGCAGAAGAAACCATTTATCAG CGTTCTCACGGCCTGTTCGGCAACCAAGTCGAATCCTTCTCTGCCAAGGCCACCGACGCTCAGAGCTCCCAGATGACCCACCAGCGGCCCCTCCAGTTCTCAGAGAGCCAGTCTGAGTCTCCCCCCAACTCCTCTGCCCTGGCGCCCGGCGCAGACTTTTTCCCCACAACAGCaccaaaaagcaacacaaacaacaacGCCTTCGCAGA atttttctttgacaGAGAAGCCAGTCCAGATGAGTTCTATAATCCCTCTGAGGACGAAGAACCAG acCTAAGACACTCCTGGAACTtcacagtgaaaacaaacaaaacacag TTCCCTTATGAGCCTGAGTGGATGGAGAGTCGGAGTCGGAGCTCAAAGACTGCAGCCGATCAGCTTGTCCAGGAG gCCCTTGAAATGGGCGGTCTGGCCTCCTTGTCCAAAGATCCTGGTTTTGTCTCCGTAACTAAGAAGGAGATGGCCGACGCCATGCATATCCCCATTTCAGAGATGGAGGGCGTGGCGAGGGGCATCCTCAGCGAACGCTCCGACAGCATCCCCTCCGTCAAAAAACGACGTCCCGTCCCTGTAGCTCCACCCATCCCTGCTGGAGGAGGACAAAAACCCAGCCAGCCAGAGCCGGCGGTCAGAAAGAAGAGACGCCCGGTTCCCACAGTTCCCAGCCGAAGGAAACAAGATGACTCCGAAGTTTAG
- the tmem9 gene encoding transmembrane protein 9 has product MSSCRTRSWMFAAAAVTVFLLDTVLFAEAKNFEDVRCKCICPPYRNISGNIYNINVTQKDCNCLHVVDPMPVPGHDVEAYCLLCECKYEERSSNTIKVTIIIYLSVVGALLLYMLFLLLVDPLIRKHEPYTQPLHNEEDSEEMRPHADPGLARGNTVLERVEGAQQRWKKQVQEQRKTVFDRHKLLS; this is encoded by the exons ATGTCGTCTTGCCGAACAAGATCGTGGATGTTTGCTGCTGCCGCAGTGACTGTATTTCTATTGGATACAGTTCTTTTCGCTGAAGctaag AATTTTGAGGATGTCCGCTGCAAGTGCATCTGTCCGCCTTACAGGAACATCTCTGGGAATATCTATAACATAAATGTCACACAGAAAGATTG CAACTGCCTCCATGTTGTGGATCCCATGCCGGTTCCTGGCCATGATGTGGAAGCCTACTGTCTGCTGTGTGAGTGCAAGTATGAGGAGCGAAGCAGCAACACCATAAAG GTGACCATCATCATCTACCTGTCTGTCGTTGGGGCTCTGCTTCTCTAcatgctgtttctgctgctggttgatCCTCTGATCCGCAAACACGAACCCTACACTCAGCCTCTGCACAACGAGGAAGACTCTGAG GAGATGCGTCCTCATGCAGACCCTGGGCTGGCCAGAGGAAACACGGTGCTGGAGCGGGTCGAGGGGGCACAGCAGCGCTGGAAGAAGCAGGTGCAGGAACAACGCAAGACAGTTTTTGACCGCCACAAGCTGCTGAGTTAA